One Microlunatus soli genomic window carries:
- a CDS encoding Pr6Pr family membrane protein, with protein sequence MPGSRVAARCWYVGVAAVVAVGFAIQFYLLATGGADVNSGETGAGAPLEVRFARLFSYFTIGSNLIVLVVSLLAVVRPDREGPVWWVAQLDGLVSIVVTGTLFSVIVVPGIELRAGAVVANALFHQVSPVLFTVGWLVFGPRRRWSWRLAPWLLAWPVGWLIFTFVRGAVTGWYPYPIVDAGRLGLGRAIANSSIVLGYAIVLILLAAAVDRWIPYLGGRHRTPGRPAAGLDVADN encoded by the coding sequence ATGCCCGGGTCGCGCGTTGCTGCCCGCTGCTGGTATGTCGGGGTCGCCGCAGTGGTTGCCGTCGGTTTTGCCATCCAGTTCTATCTGCTCGCGACGGGCGGTGCCGACGTGAACTCGGGGGAGACCGGAGCCGGGGCACCGCTGGAGGTCCGATTCGCCCGGTTGTTCAGCTATTTCACCATCGGCAGCAACCTGATTGTCCTGGTCGTGTCGTTGCTGGCCGTGGTGCGACCGGACCGCGAGGGCCCGGTGTGGTGGGTGGCTCAACTGGACGGGCTGGTGAGCATCGTGGTGACGGGGACGTTGTTCAGTGTGATCGTCGTGCCCGGTATCGAGTTGAGGGCCGGCGCCGTTGTCGCGAACGCGTTGTTCCATCAGGTCAGTCCGGTGTTGTTCACCGTGGGTTGGTTGGTGTTCGGTCCGCGGCGGCGCTGGTCCTGGCGGTTGGCACCGTGGCTCCTGGCCTGGCCGGTGGGCTGGCTGATCTTCACCTTCGTACGCGGTGCTGTCACGGGCTGGTATCCGTACCCGATCGTCGACGCCGGCCGCCTCGGCCTCGGGCGAGCGATCGCCAACAGTTCGATCGTGCTCGGGTACGCGATCGTGTTGATCTTGCTCGCCGCCGCGGTCGACCGCTGGATCCCGTATCTTGGCGGCCGTCACCGCACCCCCGGTCGGCCCGCCGCAGGCCTGGACGTCGCCGACAACTGA
- a CDS encoding SDR family oxidoreductase translates to MASFLYIGGTGIISTAAVRRSIELGHQVTVLNRGQSSSKRALPDGVEVVQGDIRSPETVREALGDRSFDVVLDFVAFVPEHIDTDAELFTGRTGQYVFISSASAYQTPPAAVPVTEETPLDNPYWEYSRNKIACEQRVRELDGLDWTIIRPSHTYDQTSLPIEGGWTAIDRMRRNLPVAVHGDGTSLWTITHTDDFAVGLVGLLGNKAALGEAFHITNSDPITWNRIYTELANAAGVEQPDLVHVASATIAGVHPAWGPGLVGDKAHTMTFDNAKVAALVPEFAPKIDFTEGARQMIAWYDADPGRQQVDPEVDAVISKLCQIPFMAAKL, encoded by the coding sequence ATGGCGAGCTTCCTGTACATCGGCGGTACCGGCATCATCAGCACCGCGGCCGTCCGCCGTTCGATCGAGCTGGGACATCAGGTCACCGTCCTCAATCGGGGACAATCCTCGTCCAAGCGGGCGTTGCCGGACGGTGTCGAGGTCGTGCAGGGCGACATCCGGTCGCCGGAGACCGTACGGGAGGCGCTCGGCGACCGCAGCTTCGACGTGGTCCTGGACTTCGTCGCATTCGTACCGGAACACATCGACACCGACGCCGAGCTGTTCACCGGCCGGACCGGGCAGTACGTCTTCATCAGCTCCGCCTCGGCCTACCAGACGCCACCTGCTGCAGTCCCGGTCACCGAAGAGACTCCGCTGGACAACCCGTACTGGGAGTACTCGCGGAACAAGATCGCTTGTGAGCAACGGGTTCGGGAACTGGACGGACTGGACTGGACGATCATCCGGCCGTCCCACACCTACGACCAGACCTCGCTGCCGATCGAGGGCGGCTGGACCGCGATCGACCGGATGCGTCGCAATCTTCCGGTTGCGGTGCACGGCGACGGCACCTCACTGTGGACGATCACCCACACCGACGACTTCGCCGTCGGCCTGGTCGGTCTGCTCGGCAACAAGGCCGCGCTCGGTGAGGCGTTCCACATCACCAACTCCGACCCGATCACCTGGAACCGGATCTACACCGAGTTGGCCAACGCCGCCGGCGTCGAGCAGCCCGATCTGGTGCACGTCGCCTCCGCCACCATCGCCGGCGTCCATCCGGCGTGGGGACCGGGCCTGGTCGGCGACAAGGCACACACGATGACGTTCGACAACGCCAAGGTCGCCGCGCTGGTGCCGGAGTTCGCGCCCAAGATCGACTTCACCGAGGGCGCGCGTCAGATGATCGCCTGGTACGACGCCGACCCGGGCCGCCAGCAGGTCGATCCGGAGGTCGACGCCGTGATCAGCAAGCTCTGCCAGATCCCCTTCATGGCGGCCAAGCTGTGA
- a CDS encoding VOC family protein: MTDGSVDGGPVGQLGAVSIDCPDPAALAAFYRDLLGMTTLVEQPSGQVVAITDGARVLAFMRVQDYVPPTWPEPGQLQQMHLDVSVSDLPRAVDRAVELGAREADHQAGPDLWRVLIDPAGHPFCLTTVGG, from the coding sequence GTGACCGACGGGTCCGTCGACGGTGGACCGGTCGGTCAGTTGGGTGCGGTCTCGATCGACTGTCCCGATCCGGCCGCGCTGGCAGCCTTCTACCGCGACCTGCTCGGGATGACCACCCTGGTCGAACAGCCCTCCGGTCAGGTCGTCGCGATCACCGACGGCGCCCGAGTGCTGGCCTTCATGCGGGTGCAGGACTACGTTCCACCCACGTGGCCGGAGCCCGGTCAACTGCAACAGATGCATCTGGACGTCTCGGTCTCGGACCTTCCGCGGGCCGTCGACCGGGCGGTAGAACTGGGCGCCCGAGAGGCCGACCACCAGGCCGGTCCCGATCTCTGGCGGGTGTTGATCGATCCGGCCGGCCACCCGTTCTGCCTGACCACCGTCGGCGGCTGA
- a CDS encoding ABC transporter permease, whose product MSTITALAPDPTEAPVTQQSRPAVIRYLSHCLVLAKRSLIKTMRTPEALVDVTLQPVIFLALFTYIFGGAIAGGSQSQYLQFLLPGILGQTIAMAGISLGSNLNSDIEKGVFDRFRALPIGRSAPLVGAVLADFVRYAILIVVTLGVGMIMGFRFHAPAAGVIGGIALMIGFALSFVWVSVFIGMKARTSGAVTGISMLIVMPLSFGSNVFVPTGTMPGWLQAFVNVNPMTHLVSSIRALFTGAPAGSDVLWTLGWMAALLIVFVPLAVRAYRRRV is encoded by the coding sequence ATGAGCACCATCACCGCCCTGGCACCCGACCCGACCGAGGCCCCGGTCACCCAGCAGTCCCGACCGGCGGTCATCCGCTACCTGAGCCACTGCCTGGTGCTGGCCAAGCGGAGCTTGATCAAGACGATGCGGACACCGGAGGCGTTGGTCGACGTGACCTTGCAGCCGGTGATCTTCCTGGCCCTGTTCACCTACATCTTCGGTGGCGCCATCGCCGGCGGTTCGCAGAGCCAGTACCTGCAGTTCCTGCTGCCGGGCATCCTCGGCCAGACCATCGCGATGGCCGGCATCAGTCTGGGATCCAATCTGAACAGTGACATCGAGAAGGGCGTGTTCGATCGCTTCCGGGCGTTGCCGATCGGTCGGTCGGCGCCGTTGGTCGGTGCGGTGCTGGCCGACTTCGTCCGCTACGCCATCCTGATCGTCGTCACCCTCGGCGTCGGGATGATCATGGGCTTCCGTTTCCACGCGCCGGCCGCCGGAGTGATCGGCGGGATCGCGTTGATGATCGGCTTTGCGCTGTCCTTCGTCTGGGTGTCGGTGTTCATCGGCATGAAGGCCCGCACCTCCGGCGCCGTCACCGGGATCAGCATGTTGATCGTGATGCCGTTGAGTTTCGGCAGCAACGTGTTCGTCCCGACCGGCACCATGCCGGGCTGGCTGCAGGCGTTCGTCAACGTCAACCCGATGACCCACCTGGTGTCGTCGATCCGTGCGCTGTTCACCGGCGCGCCGGCCGGCAGTGACGTGCTGTGGACCCTCGGCTGGATGGCGGCCCTGTTGATCGTCTTCGTGCCGCTGGCTGTCCGGGCCTACCGGCGACGGGTCTGA
- a CDS encoding BTAD domain-containing putative transcriptional regulator, whose protein sequence is MDDVQIALLGPLQVTVDGVAVPVPGSRLRALLIRLAVDAPRAVSSSELVDTIWADEPPAEAANALQSLVSRLRRALGGSSSVLAEATGYRLAVQRDAIDANRFAALVDDARRLLRDDQPQAAVDACAAALDLWRGEPLAEAGDAPYVGGLVAGVQNQRLDAIGIRNDALLELGRGPELITELERLVQEHPLREQFVVQQLRALAAAGRAGEALAAYERCRAMLADEFGSDPGPLLQQTHLALLRGELPADAGAEPDQQTNLTPALTSFVGREAELDRIAGALASSRLTTIVGPGGAGKTRIAAEAARGWLERTGSAAWLVELAPVGTAANIIGAVLSALGLRDAHLADRTKDRVPSPDDTERLVDHLRRHPCLLVLDNCEHLIDAAAKTTEDLLSRAPQLRILATSREPLAITGEMLCALPPLGLPPADCPLDRASGYPAVRLWLDRATAIDPGFRLDDATLPAVLEIVNRLDGLPLAIELAAARLRALPVIDIARLLFDRFRLLTGGSRTSMPRHRTLRAVVEWSWDLLTDAERLLAMRMSILPAGAGIDTATAICADDRLASDTVGELLITLTDKSLLQRSSTSPVRFRMLETIREYGQERLTESDGLAAARRRHADYFLDLVQQLEPALRDRRQLAARAQLELERENIFAAIRYLLDNDRPHDGLLMILAQLWYFQVQDHEGELAYWLDQAIIAYGDSDDPLLDYGLLASALASVSVQAADAWTEVRDRLRPIMPRLQDGPKAPFASLEALRMMLPMFIDFVGDGAESGGDGSDGDRDDLATRPFITDPQIWSDYATKMITEAEDSDDVWIRGIAYLGASGIAENQGDLDAIDRYATEAYRAFETCGDRWGLSSTLSFRAQVESLRGNTSAATALLEESLGLSPTMGAEDDALIIHLRLAGLSIRADDLPAARRHLESLRAAGRRNAANPERVMFADAIETELLWLEGDPDGAMTLADKLRGELAAMPHPNRFAGHRVALCCVAIAYVEALAAVEHPIGSTTQRDDHLRRGLADLRNGYRPTVMTEDIPMISEFANSSAALAAAAGQPQRAAFLLGIGAGLIGIDNAEDRHRARIKEQLRCDLDADRFAAAFESGRRCTRAEAFAALDPEQLITVCGFGDQLSDGRPEPS, encoded by the coding sequence ATGGACGACGTGCAGATCGCGTTGCTCGGACCGCTCCAGGTCACCGTCGACGGTGTGGCCGTCCCGGTCCCCGGTTCGCGGCTTCGGGCGCTGCTGATCCGGCTGGCAGTCGACGCACCCCGAGCGGTGTCGAGCAGCGAACTGGTGGACACGATCTGGGCCGACGAGCCACCGGCCGAGGCGGCGAACGCCCTGCAGTCGTTGGTGTCGCGGCTGCGGCGGGCGCTGGGCGGTTCGTCGTCGGTGCTGGCCGAGGCGACCGGCTATCGGCTCGCCGTCCAACGCGACGCCATCGACGCGAATCGGTTCGCTGCGCTGGTGGACGACGCCCGCCGGCTGCTGCGTGACGATCAGCCGCAGGCTGCCGTCGATGCCTGCGCCGCGGCCCTGGACCTGTGGCGCGGCGAGCCGCTGGCCGAGGCCGGCGACGCGCCGTACGTCGGCGGGCTCGTCGCCGGCGTGCAGAACCAGCGGCTGGACGCGATCGGCATCCGCAACGACGCACTGCTCGAGCTCGGCCGCGGCCCGGAGTTGATCACCGAGCTGGAACGGCTGGTCCAAGAGCATCCGCTGCGGGAGCAGTTCGTCGTCCAGCAGTTGCGAGCCCTGGCTGCCGCCGGCCGCGCCGGTGAGGCGCTCGCGGCCTATGAACGCTGCCGGGCGATGTTGGCCGACGAGTTCGGCAGCGACCCCGGACCGTTGCTGCAACAGACCCATCTGGCGCTGCTGCGCGGTGAGCTGCCGGCGGACGCAGGGGCTGAACCCGACCAGCAGACCAATCTCACCCCGGCGTTGACCAGCTTCGTCGGCCGCGAAGCCGAGCTGGATCGGATCGCCGGGGCGCTGGCGAGCTCCCGGCTGACGACGATCGTCGGACCCGGCGGCGCGGGTAAGACCAGGATCGCAGCGGAAGCCGCTCGTGGTTGGTTGGAACGCACCGGGAGCGCTGCCTGGCTGGTGGAGCTCGCGCCGGTCGGCACCGCGGCCAACATCATCGGCGCCGTCCTCAGCGCCCTCGGACTGCGCGATGCCCATCTGGCCGACCGCACCAAGGATCGGGTGCCGTCCCCGGACGACACCGAACGACTGGTCGATCATCTCCGGCGGCATCCGTGCCTGCTGGTGCTGGACAACTGTGAGCATCTGATCGACGCCGCCGCCAAGACCACGGAGGATCTACTCTCCCGGGCACCGCAGTTGCGGATCCTGGCGACCAGCCGCGAGCCGCTGGCGATCACCGGCGAGATGCTGTGCGCGCTGCCACCGCTGGGTCTGCCGCCGGCCGACTGCCCGCTCGATCGGGCGTCCGGCTACCCGGCCGTACGGCTCTGGCTCGATCGCGCGACCGCGATCGACCCCGGTTTCCGGCTGGACGACGCCACCCTGCCTGCGGTGTTGGAGATCGTCAACAGACTGGACGGCCTGCCGCTGGCGATCGAGCTGGCCGCCGCCCGGCTGCGGGCGCTACCGGTGATCGACATCGCCCGGCTGTTGTTCGACCGGTTCCGGCTGCTCACCGGCGGCAGCCGGACCAGCATGCCCCGGCATCGCACCTTGCGGGCAGTGGTGGAGTGGAGCTGGGACCTGCTGACCGACGCCGAACGACTGTTGGCGATGCGGATGTCGATCCTGCCCGCCGGCGCCGGGATCGACACCGCGACGGCGATCTGCGCCGACGACCGGCTGGCCTCGGACACGGTCGGCGAGTTGTTGATCACGTTGACCGACAAGTCGCTGCTGCAGCGGTCCAGCACAAGTCCGGTCCGGTTCCGGATGCTGGAGACGATTCGGGAGTACGGGCAGGAGCGGCTGACCGAGAGCGACGGTCTGGCCGCGGCCCGGCGGCGGCATGCCGACTATTTTCTCGACCTGGTGCAGCAACTCGAGCCGGCCCTGCGTGATCGGCGGCAGCTGGCAGCTCGTGCGCAGCTGGAACTGGAACGGGAGAACATCTTCGCCGCGATCCGTTACCTGCTGGACAACGACCGACCCCATGACGGGTTGCTGATGATCTTGGCCCAGTTGTGGTACTTCCAGGTCCAAGATCATGAAGGCGAGCTCGCCTACTGGTTGGACCAGGCGATCATCGCGTACGGCGATTCCGACGACCCACTGCTGGACTACGGACTGTTGGCGTCAGCGCTCGCCTCGGTGTCGGTGCAGGCAGCGGACGCCTGGACAGAGGTCCGCGATCGGCTGCGGCCGATCATGCCCCGCCTGCAGGACGGGCCGAAGGCGCCGTTCGCGAGCTTGGAAGCACTGCGGATGATGCTGCCGATGTTCATCGACTTCGTCGGTGACGGAGCCGAGTCCGGCGGTGACGGGTCGGACGGTGATCGGGACGACCTCGCGACGCGGCCGTTCATCACCGATCCGCAGATCTGGTCCGACTATGCGACGAAGATGATCACCGAGGCCGAGGACAGCGACGACGTCTGGATCCGCGGGATCGCCTACCTCGGTGCTTCCGGAATCGCAGAGAATCAGGGCGATCTGGATGCCATCGACCGGTACGCGACCGAGGCCTATCGGGCGTTCGAAACCTGTGGGGATCGCTGGGGACTGTCCTCCACCCTGAGCTTCCGCGCGCAGGTCGAATCGTTGCGTGGCAACACCTCGGCGGCGACCGCTCTACTGGAGGAGTCGTTGGGGCTGTCGCCGACGATGGGGGCCGAGGACGACGCCTTGATCATCCACCTCCGGCTGGCCGGCTTGTCCATCCGCGCCGACGATCTGCCGGCAGCGCGGCGGCATCTGGAGTCGCTGCGAGCTGCCGGTCGCCGCAACGCGGCGAATCCGGAGCGGGTGATGTTCGCTGACGCGATCGAGACCGAATTGCTCTGGCTGGAAGGAGATCCGGACGGGGCGATGACGCTGGCCGACAAGCTGCGCGGCGAGCTCGCCGCGATGCCGCACCCGAATCGGTTCGCCGGTCACCGGGTGGCGCTGTGCTGTGTCGCGATCGCCTACGTCGAAGCGTTGGCGGCGGTCGAGCACCCGATCGGCAGCACAACTCAGCGTGATGATCATCTTCGTCGAGGTCTGGCCGATCTACGCAATGGCTACCGACCGACCGTGATGACCGAGGACATCCCGATGATCAGCGAGTTCGCCAACTCCTCGGCCGCGTTGGCGGCTGCTGCGGGGCAACCGCAGCGGGCCGCCTTTCTGTTGGGGATCGGGGCCGGGTTGATCGGGATCGACAACGCCGAGGACCGGCATCGCGCCAGGATCAAGGAACAGCTGCGGTGCGACCTCGATGCCGACCGGTTCGCGGCGGCGTTCGAGTCCGGCCGACGCTGCACCCGGGCCGAGGCCTTCGCTGCTTTGGACCCCGAACAGCTGATCACCGTCTGCGGATTCGGTGATCAGCTGTCCGATGGCCGCCCCGAGCCCAGCTGA
- a CDS encoding ATP-binding cassette domain-containing protein produces the protein MSAIIEAHGLKKRFGTTQALDGVDLSAERGTVLGVLGPNGAGKTTAVRVLATLLQPDAGTARIAGYDVVSQPQRVRETIGLTGQYASVDEDLTGTENLVMIGQLLDLSGFQARARAKELLAWFDLGDAAGKPAKKYSGGMRRRLDLAASMVGRPRVIFLDEPTTGLDPAKREDMWDVVRNLVADGSTVLLTTQYLDEADALADKITVIDHGRVIANDTADGLKQVIGGHRIKVRPRDAEHLGEVSQLLTRIGTGEVEVTGRNTVTVPVADETALPVVVAGLADAGVAVTELSLHLPTLDEVFLTLTGKTTSTDEEDAA, from the coding sequence ATGAGCGCAATCATCGAAGCGCACGGGTTGAAGAAGCGCTTCGGAACCACCCAGGCGCTGGACGGTGTCGATCTGTCCGCCGAGCGGGGCACCGTGCTCGGCGTGCTCGGACCGAACGGGGCAGGAAAGACCACTGCGGTACGGGTCCTGGCGACCCTGCTGCAGCCGGACGCGGGCACGGCCCGGATCGCCGGCTATGACGTCGTCAGCCAGCCGCAGCGGGTTCGCGAGACGATCGGGCTGACCGGGCAGTACGCCTCGGTCGACGAGGACCTGACCGGCACCGAGAACCTGGTGATGATCGGCCAACTGCTCGACCTGAGCGGGTTCCAGGCCCGAGCCCGGGCCAAGGAACTGCTGGCCTGGTTCGATCTCGGCGACGCGGCCGGGAAACCGGCCAAGAAGTATTCCGGTGGCATGCGTCGCCGACTTGATCTTGCCGCCAGCATGGTCGGCCGGCCGCGGGTGATCTTCCTGGACGAGCCGACCACCGGACTCGATCCGGCCAAGCGGGAGGACATGTGGGATGTCGTCCGCAACCTGGTCGCCGACGGATCGACGGTGCTGCTGACCACCCAATACCTGGACGAGGCGGATGCGCTGGCCGACAAGATCACCGTGATCGATCACGGCCGGGTGATCGCCAATGACACCGCCGACGGCCTCAAGCAGGTGATCGGAGGCCATCGGATCAAGGTTCGACCACGCGACGCCGAGCACCTCGGCGAGGTGTCCCAGCTGCTGACCAGGATCGGCACCGGCGAGGTCGAGGTCACCGGTCGCAACACCGTCACCGTACCGGTCGCCGACGAGACCGCGCTGCCGGTGGTGGTCGCCGGGCTGGCCGACGCCGGCGTCGCAGTCACCGAGCTTTCCCTTCACCTGCCGACCCTGGACGAGGTCTTCCTCACCCTGACCGGCAAGACCACCAGTACAGATGAGGAGGACGCGGCATGA